In a genomic window of Pontibacter liquoris:
- a CDS encoding MarC family protein has protein sequence MLSLKEIASVTLILFAVIDIIGSIPIIINLRQREGKIESEKATIVSGVLMIAFLFLGQSILKLFGLDFESFAMAGAIIIFLIGLEMILGKDFFHTDPESKSGSIVPLAFPLIVGAGTMTTLLSLRAAYSLPNILVGIVLNLVFVYIVLKSSSWIERKLGKEGANVLRKVFGIILLAIAIKLFKTNL, from the coding sequence ATGCTTAGCCTGAAAGAGATCGCCTCTGTTACGCTGATTTTGTTTGCCGTGATCGATATTATCGGCTCCATCCCTATTATTATCAACCTGCGCCAGCGCGAAGGCAAGATAGAGTCGGAGAAAGCTACCATCGTGTCGGGTGTGCTCATGATCGCGTTCCTGTTTCTGGGGCAATCGATCTTAAAGCTGTTCGGGCTCGATTTCGAGTCATTTGCCATGGCCGGTGCCATCATTATTTTCCTGATCGGCCTGGAGATGATCCTGGGCAAAGACTTCTTCCACACCGACCCCGAAAGTAAAAGTGGCTCTATCGTACCCCTGGCATTTCCGCTTATTGTCGGAGCCGGCACCATGACTACACTGCTCTCGTTGCGCGCCGCTTACTCGCTGCCCAACATATTGGTGGGCATTGTGCTGAACCTGGTGTTCGTATACATTGTACTCAAATCCTCAAGCTGGATCGAGCGCAAACTCGGCAAAGAAGGCGCCAACGTGCTCCGCAAAGTATTCGGTATTATCCTGCTGGCGATTGCCATCAAGCTGTTTAAGACAAATCTGTAG
- a CDS encoding aminotransferase class V-fold PLP-dependent enzyme: MLNFYPGPSKVYPDVRTYLTDAYDEGILSTPHRGEQFVQLSRAVVGSLKRRLNIPQDYHIFFTSSATECWEIIIQSLTKTKSAHIYNGSFGEKWFEYARKLRPAAEGIAFDVNEPMPVEQLAISSDTELICFTQNETSNGTQVSANTILNLHNRFRDTLIAVDATSSMAGLNLKLIKADIWFASVQKCFGLPPGLGILVCSPRAIFRAKQMAERNHYNSLVPMYEKMLNYQTTHTPNELSIYLLKRVLEDRPFIKTIDEELTERAQELYTFFEQFADFRPLVENEEVRSKTVLTLQGSERLIDDMKKRALHHHIRLGNGYGQWARTTFRIANFPAIDNEEYEELKRFFLHYYA; this comes from the coding sequence ATGCTTAACTTTTATCCCGGTCCTTCTAAAGTATACCCCGACGTGCGCACCTACCTGACAGATGCATATGACGAGGGAATTTTGAGCACGCCACACCGGGGAGAGCAGTTTGTGCAGCTGTCGCGGGCGGTTGTAGGCTCCCTTAAGCGCCGGCTCAACATCCCGCAGGACTATCATATTTTCTTTACCTCGTCGGCTACCGAGTGCTGGGAGATCATCATCCAGAGCTTGACCAAAACCAAAAGCGCCCATATTTACAACGGCTCCTTTGGCGAGAAATGGTTTGAATATGCCCGCAAGCTTCGCCCCGCTGCCGAAGGCATTGCCTTTGACGTGAACGAGCCGATGCCGGTGGAGCAGCTCGCCATCAGTTCCGACACCGAGCTGATCTGCTTTACCCAGAACGAAACCTCCAACGGCACGCAGGTGTCGGCCAATACGATTCTGAACCTGCACAACCGCTTCCGCGACACGCTCATTGCCGTGGATGCCACCTCGTCGATGGCCGGGCTCAACTTAAAGCTGATAAAAGCGGATATCTGGTTTGCTTCGGTGCAGAAGTGCTTTGGCCTGCCGCCCGGGCTGGGCATCCTGGTGTGTTCGCCGAGGGCTATTTTCCGGGCCAAGCAAATGGCCGAGCGCAACCACTACAACAGCCTGGTGCCCATGTATGAGAAAATGCTCAACTACCAGACCACGCACACCCCCAACGAGCTAAGTATTTACCTGCTCAAGCGCGTGCTGGAAGACAGGCCCTTTATTAAAACCATTGACGAGGAGCTGACCGAGCGGGCGCAGGAACTGTATACCTTCTTTGAGCAGTTTGCCGATTTCAGGCCTTTGGTAGAGAATGAGGAGGTGCGCTCTAAAACCGTGCTCACGTTGCAGGGAAGTGAGCGGCTGATCGATGACATGAAAAAACGGGCGCTCCACCACCACATCCGGCTGGGGAATGGTTACGGCCAGTGGGCACGCACCACGTTCCGGATCGCCAACTTCCCGGCCATCGACAACGAGGAGTACGAAGAACTCAAACGCTTCTTCCTGCATTATTACGCCTGA
- a CDS encoding tRNA1(Val) (adenine(37)-N6)-methyltransferase, whose translation MANTYFQFKQFRVAQEKCAMKVCTDSCLFGAYVPVAQAQHILDIGTGTGLLSLMAAQRSGASIDAVEINAAAQQQAQENFAASPWARRLHLHPVSLQEYARYSRQKYDVILANPPFFQGSLKSADAAKNTAKHTGDLFFTDILEFAQEHLTPQGNLYLLLPPDEALHFASLAPAHGLYLAHTLQVYTRIGGKCIRHIQTYAFLPVTSPTGSLLHIREADAVTYTSEFRALLSAYYLIF comes from the coding sequence ATGGCTAACACCTATTTCCAGTTCAAGCAGTTCAGGGTAGCGCAGGAAAAGTGCGCCATGAAGGTTTGTACCGACTCCTGCCTCTTTGGTGCTTACGTGCCCGTCGCGCAGGCGCAGCACATCCTGGACATTGGCACCGGCACTGGCCTGCTCTCCCTGATGGCCGCGCAGCGCTCCGGGGCAAGTATAGATGCTGTGGAAATAAACGCTGCCGCCCAGCAGCAGGCACAGGAAAATTTTGCGGCAAGCCCCTGGGCCAGGCGGCTACACCTGCACCCGGTCAGCTTGCAGGAATATGCCCGCTATAGCCGGCAGAAGTATGATGTTATCCTGGCTAACCCGCCTTTTTTCCAGGGCTCGCTGAAATCGGCGGACGCAGCCAAAAATACGGCCAAGCACACCGGCGACCTCTTCTTTACCGATATTCTGGAATTTGCGCAGGAGCACCTGACGCCGCAAGGCAACTTATACCTGCTGCTACCCCCCGACGAGGCCCTTCATTTTGCCTCGCTTGCCCCGGCACATGGCTTATACCTGGCGCACACGCTGCAGGTATACACACGGATAGGGGGCAAATGCATCCGCCACATCCAAACTTATGCCTTCCTGCCGGTTACTTCCCCAACCGGTAGTTTACTTCACATCCGCGAGGCAGATGCGGTGACTTATACTTCGGAGTTCAGGGCCTTGCTCAGCGCCTATTACCTGATCTTTTAG
- a CDS encoding beta-N-acetylhexosaminidase gives MTLKHWPALLALFLSFAFPFAAFAQSVDDIVPKPVEVIKSGGHVTIDSKAQILFDKPFADQAAFLKEMLAAQTGLKLSAYLNGQSKAKTHHHIYLLFDAKVISKAEMYTLTVEGKDITIRARDTGGMVYGIQTLLQLFPLGQVAEAKIANVTVKDYPRFAYRGMHLDVVRHMFPVSFIKKYIDYLAFHKFNTFHWHLTDDQGWRIQIDSYPKLNTVGSWRNATLIGHFKDVPARYDSTRYGGFYTKDEVRQVIRYAAVRGISIIPEIDIPGHSRATIAAYPEFSTKPDTTWNVATTWGMYNRQNNVLAPNPATFKFLRTVFHEVADLFPSPYIHIGGDECSKMWWKADPASQKFIKDHKLKDEKGLQTYFIEQVAGYVAEKGKKVIGWHEILEGDLDNSAVIMNWGGDKEGIAAATRKHPVIMTPGVPLYFDSYQSKDPKDSLAIHGYNPLDAVYKYEPVPASLKNTPLQQHIIGAQGNVWTEYMGNPAKVEYMIFPRMTALSEVLWTAPEKKDYADFKRRLKTAIIPRYNFWKSAYFKNFEIWTSDKQKQQ, from the coding sequence ATGACCTTAAAACACTGGCCCGCCCTTCTTGCCCTGTTCCTTTCTTTTGCTTTTCCGTTTGCAGCTTTTGCTCAATCCGTGGACGATATCGTTCCCAAGCCGGTGGAGGTGATTAAGTCCGGCGGGCACGTGACCATCGACTCGAAAGCGCAGATCCTGTTCGATAAGCCGTTTGCAGACCAGGCAGCTTTTTTAAAGGAGATGCTGGCTGCCCAGACCGGCCTGAAGCTGTCCGCTTATCTCAATGGCCAGAGCAAGGCTAAAACCCATCACCATATTTACCTGCTGTTCGATGCCAAAGTCATCAGCAAAGCCGAAATGTATACTCTGACCGTGGAAGGAAAGGACATCACGATTCGGGCCAGAGACACGGGCGGCATGGTATACGGCATCCAGACGCTGCTGCAACTCTTTCCGTTAGGGCAGGTAGCCGAAGCTAAAATTGCGAACGTGACGGTAAAAGACTATCCCCGCTTTGCCTACCGGGGCATGCACCTGGACGTGGTGCGCCACATGTTCCCGGTTTCCTTTATCAAAAAGTACATCGATTACCTGGCTTTCCATAAATTCAATACCTTTCACTGGCACCTGACCGATGACCAGGGCTGGCGTATCCAGATCGACTCGTACCCGAAGCTGAACACGGTGGGTTCCTGGCGAAACGCTACCCTGATCGGGCATTTTAAGGATGTGCCGGCCAGATATGATTCTACACGCTACGGCGGCTTTTATACCAAGGACGAGGTGCGCCAGGTGATCCGTTATGCAGCTGTTCGCGGCATCAGCATCATCCCCGAAATCGATATTCCAGGCCACAGCCGCGCCACTATTGCCGCCTACCCTGAGTTTAGCACCAAACCGGACACGACCTGGAATGTGGCTACAACCTGGGGCATGTATAACCGCCAGAACAATGTGCTGGCGCCCAATCCGGCCACGTTTAAATTCCTGCGCACGGTGTTCCACGAGGTAGCCGATCTTTTCCCGTCGCCTTACATCCACATTGGTGGCGACGAGTGCAGCAAAATGTGGTGGAAAGCCGATCCGGCTTCCCAGAAATTTATCAAGGACCACAAGTTGAAAGACGAAAAAGGCTTGCAGACCTATTTTATAGAGCAGGTGGCCGGCTATGTGGCCGAAAAAGGCAAAAAAGTGATTGGCTGGCACGAAATATTGGAAGGCGACCTGGACAATTCGGCCGTGATCATGAACTGGGGCGGCGACAAGGAAGGCATAGCGGCAGCCACCCGCAAGCACCCTGTGATCATGACGCCGGGCGTACCCCTCTACTTCGACAGTTACCAGTCCAAAGACCCCAAGGACAGTCTGGCCATACATGGCTACAACCCGCTGGATGCCGTGTACAAGTATGAGCCGGTGCCTGCCAGCCTGAAAAACACCCCGCTTCAGCAGCATATTATCGGAGCCCAGGGCAATGTATGGACCGAGTATATGGGCAACCCGGCCAAAGTAGAATACATGATCTTCCCGCGGATGACGGCCCTAAGCGAAGTGCTGTGGACGGCGCCCGAGAAAAAGGATTACGCTGATTTCAAGCGACGGCTCAAAACGGCCATTATCCCAAGGTATAACTTCTGGAAAAGCGCTTATTTCAAGAACTTCGAAATTTGGACCAGTGATAAGCAAAAACAACAGTAA
- a CDS encoding c-type cytochrome — protein sequence MKKVGKVVGYLLAVVATALAAGIIYLQYAFPNVDAAPRLTIDKSPALVKRGEYLANHVAVCIDCHSTRDWSRLTAPPMAGTFGKGGDKFDHSLGFPGTFYARNITSDKETGIGAWTDGEIYRAMTSGVSRNGEPLFPLMPYNSYRKMSREDAYAIIAYIRTLQPIRNKVPKSDPDFPMNLILRTMPARIPIVSPEPLLTDSVSLGKYLVTVAGCAECHTPQDKGSPVKDKMLAGGTEFSFPNGAILRSANLTPDKKTGIGSWTEDAFVARFKQYATPGGTPKVNPNEFNSLMPWSMYGGMKEGDLRAIYKYLHSLKPQNNKVEKYTPGQASEAASS from the coding sequence ATGAAAAAAGTAGGCAAAGTGGTAGGCTACCTGCTGGCGGTGGTGGCTACTGCCCTGGCAGCCGGTATTATTTACCTGCAGTATGCGTTCCCTAACGTAGATGCTGCGCCCAGGCTCACGATCGACAAATCGCCGGCTCTGGTAAAGCGGGGCGAGTACCTGGCTAACCACGTAGCCGTTTGCATCGACTGCCACTCTACCCGCGACTGGTCACGGCTGACGGCCCCGCCCATGGCTGGCACTTTTGGCAAGGGAGGCGACAAGTTCGACCATTCGCTGGGCTTTCCGGGTACTTTTTATGCCCGCAATATCACCAGCGATAAGGAAACAGGAATCGGTGCCTGGACGGATGGAGAAATCTACCGTGCCATGACATCGGGTGTGAGCCGCAACGGTGAGCCGCTTTTTCCGCTGATGCCTTATAATTCATACCGCAAGATGTCCCGCGAAGATGCCTATGCCATTATTGCCTATATCCGCACCTTACAGCCCATCCGCAACAAGGTGCCTAAATCGGATCCCGACTTCCCCATGAACCTGATCCTGCGCACCATGCCCGCCAGAATCCCGATCGTTTCGCCCGAGCCACTCCTGACAGATTCTGTGTCGCTGGGCAAATACCTGGTAACTGTAGCAGGCTGCGCCGAATGCCACACCCCGCAGGACAAAGGCAGCCCCGTTAAAGACAAGATGCTGGCCGGCGGCACGGAATTCAGTTTTCCGAACGGCGCCATCTTACGCTCGGCCAACCTGACGCCGGACAAAAAAACAGGCATCGGCAGCTGGACAGAAGACGCTTTTGTGGCGCGTTTTAAACAGTATGCTACGCCCGGCGGCACACCGAAAGTAAACCCCAACGAATTTAATTCCCTGATGCCCTGGAGCATGTATGGCGGCATGAAAGAAGGCGATCTGCGGGCCATTTATAAATACCTGCACAGCCTGAAACCCCAAAACAACAAAGTAGAGAAATATACGCCGGGCCAGGCAAGCGAAGCTGCCAGTTCCTGA
- a CDS encoding methylated-DNA--[protein]-cysteine S-methyltransferase, translating into MNAPSFTTYYHSPIGYMCIQGNMDAIQVARFCERPGPPQTDVPPVGQACLQQLAEYFKGTRQSFDLPLQPAGTTFQQQVWEHLKLIPFGKTRSYLEVARAVSGEKAIRAVGGANGKNPLCLLVPCHRVIGSDGSLTGYAGGVWRKEWLLLHEGVLQPEQQLSLF; encoded by the coding sequence ATGAACGCCCCAAGTTTCACCACCTACTATCACTCCCCTATCGGGTACATGTGCATCCAGGGAAATATGGATGCAATTCAGGTGGCGCGGTTTTGCGAGCGCCCCGGGCCGCCGCAAACGGACGTTCCGCCGGTCGGGCAGGCGTGCCTGCAGCAACTGGCGGAATATTTTAAAGGTACCCGCCAGTCTTTTGACCTTCCGCTGCAGCCTGCCGGAACCACCTTTCAGCAGCAGGTATGGGAACACCTCAAGCTGATACCGTTTGGCAAAACGCGCTCTTACCTGGAGGTAGCCCGCGCTGTGTCGGGCGAAAAAGCCATTCGGGCGGTAGGTGGTGCAAATGGCAAAAATCCTCTTTGTCTGCTGGTGCCCTGCCACCGGGTAATTGGCAGCGACGGTAGCCTGACGGGCTATGCGGGAGGCGTATGGCGCAAGGAATGGCTGTTACTGCACGAAGGGGTGCTGCAGCCCGAGCAGCAATTATCGCTTTTTTAA
- a CDS encoding RDD family protein — MELPFQDENQQAINLPLASFWARFGALLLDSFLISLVTVLVFTVAGIPLITTPDDLTNQLSSQLVNTFIAWIYYAGFESSRLQATIGKQLFGIFVTDENGHRISFGRATGRFFAKLLSGLLLLVGYIMAAFTARRQALHDKLAGTLVFRHL, encoded by the coding sequence ATGGAATTACCTTTTCAGGACGAGAACCAGCAAGCCATCAACCTTCCGTTAGCCAGTTTCTGGGCACGGTTTGGGGCCCTTCTGCTTGACAGCTTTCTGATCAGTCTGGTCACGGTGCTGGTATTTACGGTGGCCGGAATCCCGCTGATAACCACGCCTGATGACCTCACTAACCAGCTCAGTAGCCAGTTGGTAAATACCTTTATCGCCTGGATATACTATGCCGGCTTCGAAAGCTCACGGCTACAAGCTACGATCGGCAAGCAGCTTTTCGGCATTTTCGTGACAGATGAAAACGGGCACCGCATCAGCTTCGGGCGTGCCACCGGGCGCTTTTTTGCCAAACTGCTCTCCGGCCTGCTGCTGCTCGTAGGCTACATCATGGCCGCTTTTACCGCCCGCCGGCAAGCGCTGCACGATAAGCTGGCCGGCACGCTGGTCTTCAGGCACCTTTAG
- the xerD gene encoding site-specific tyrosine recombinase XerD: protein MNWPICIKQFEQYLRLEKSLSGHSVEAYLRDIRKLHDFLGMKNLQVAPEQLTPAILREFLQWINELGMTPHSQARTLSGIRAFYKFLIMEDMMQTDPTDTVEAPKLSRKLPDTLNFHEIEQLLAAIDLSTPEGTRNRAMLETLYSSGLRVSELLDLKLSNLYEDAGFLKVSGKGEKERLVPIGRDALKHINLYKEGVRCHLEIKKGNEDIIFLNRRGTKMSRVMVFTIIKDVAAKAGIQKTVSPHTFRHSFATHLIEGGADLRAVQEMLGHESITTTEIYTHLDRDYLKQIIKDFHPRS from the coding sequence ATGAACTGGCCTATTTGCATCAAGCAATTTGAACAATACCTGCGATTGGAAAAGTCGCTGTCCGGCCACTCAGTGGAGGCTTACCTGCGCGATATCCGGAAGCTGCACGATTTCCTGGGCATGAAGAACCTGCAAGTGGCGCCCGAGCAGCTGACGCCGGCTATCCTGCGCGAGTTTCTGCAGTGGATAAATGAACTGGGCATGACGCCGCACTCGCAGGCCCGCACCCTGTCCGGTATCCGCGCTTTTTATAAATTCCTGATCATGGAAGACATGATGCAGACCGATCCCACCGATACCGTGGAAGCGCCCAAGCTAAGCCGCAAATTGCCCGATACACTCAACTTTCATGAAATAGAGCAGCTGCTGGCCGCCATCGATTTGTCTACGCCTGAGGGAACGCGCAACCGGGCCATGCTGGAAACACTTTATAGTTCGGGCCTGCGCGTATCGGAGCTGCTCGATCTGAAACTGAGCAACCTCTACGAAGATGCCGGTTTTCTGAAAGTATCCGGTAAAGGCGAGAAAGAGCGCCTGGTGCCTATTGGCCGCGATGCGCTCAAACACATCAACCTGTACAAGGAGGGCGTGCGCTGCCACCTGGAGATCAAAAAAGGCAACGAGGATATTATTTTCCTGAACCGCCGCGGCACCAAAATGTCGCGGGTCATGGTATTTACCATCATCAAAGACGTGGCCGCCAAAGCGGGTATTCAGAAAACGGTGAGCCCCCATACGTTCCGTCACTCGTTTGCCACCCACCTGATCGAAGGCGGGGCCGACCTGCGGGCGGTGCAGGAAATGCTGGGCCACGAGTCCATCACCACCACCGAGATCTATACCCACCTGGACCGCGATTACCTCAAGCAGATCATCAAAGACTTCCACCCGCGAAGTTGA
- the aroQ gene encoding type II 3-dehydroquinate dehydratase yields MKILILNGPNLNLLGTREKSVYGTRSFEDYFKELEKDFPGLELSYFQSNTEGVLIDKLHEVGFSYKGIVFNGGAYTHTSVALSDAIKAIDTPVVEVHISNVYARDAFRHKSMFAAFCTGVITGFGLESYRLALQYFERLKPKQIGFGVKNA; encoded by the coding sequence ATGAAGATACTCATTCTGAATGGCCCGAACCTGAATTTGCTGGGCACCCGCGAAAAGTCAGTGTATGGCACCCGCTCCTTCGAAGATTATTTCAAGGAGCTGGAAAAGGATTTCCCGGGCCTAGAGCTCTCCTACTTTCAGTCCAACACCGAAGGCGTGCTGATCGACAAGCTGCACGAGGTGGGGTTCAGTTACAAAGGCATTGTGTTTAACGGCGGTGCTTATACGCATACTTCGGTGGCGCTTTCGGATGCCATCAAAGCCATCGACACGCCGGTGGTGGAGGTGCACATTTCCAATGTGTATGCGCGCGATGCTTTCCGGCACAAGAGCATGTTCGCTGCCTTCTGCACCGGCGTCATCACCGGGTTTGGGCTGGAAAGTTACCGCCTTGCCTTACAGTATTTTGAGCGACTGAAGCCGAAACAAATCGGGTTCGGTGTAAAAAACGCGTAA
- the rnhA gene encoding ribonuclease HI, which translates to MIELFTDGSSRGNPGPGGYGTILRWKQHEKELSEGFRKTTNNRMELLAVIVGLEAITKPGMPVTIYSDSKYVVDAVEKRWVFGWQKKGFAGKANADLWQRFLRIYPKNQVKFVWIRGHAGHPENERCDQLAVASALSPNLLIDQGFESGMYNSK; encoded by the coding sequence ATGATCGAATTATTTACCGACGGATCGTCGCGCGGCAACCCGGGGCCGGGTGGTTACGGCACCATCTTACGCTGGAAACAGCACGAAAAGGAATTGAGCGAAGGCTTCCGGAAAACAACCAATAACCGCATGGAGTTGCTGGCGGTGATTGTAGGGCTGGAGGCGATTACCAAGCCCGGCATGCCGGTTACCATTTACTCCGACTCCAAGTATGTGGTGGATGCCGTGGAAAAACGCTGGGTGTTTGGCTGGCAGAAAAAAGGCTTTGCCGGCAAAGCAAACGCCGATCTGTGGCAACGCTTTCTGCGCATTTACCCCAAGAACCAGGTAAAGTTTGTCTGGATACGCGGCCACGCCGGCCACCCCGAAAACGAGCGCTGCGACCAGCTGGCGGTGGCCAGTGCGCTCTCCCCTAACCTGCTCATCGACCAGGGATTTGAGTCGGGCATGTATAATTCGAAATAA
- a CDS encoding histidine phosphatase family protein, which translates to MKLSFLCKLFLSLLILGFSACRNAPAGNESVMPLAIPSASGDAAAQPTVIYLVRHAEKDLTDSASKDPGLTPQGVARAEALRAELEGQPIAALYATKYIRTQQTLQPLAIARQLPIQPYDTYDFNGLKDRILQEHKGQTVVVAGHSNTLLPLIKAFGAKTDVLFISDSEYDYLFKITVLPGNTATVEVRHYGATGR; encoded by the coding sequence ATGAAGCTATCTTTCCTCTGTAAACTATTCCTGTCGCTCCTGATTCTTGGTTTTTCGGCCTGCCGCAATGCGCCGGCGGGCAACGAAAGCGTCATGCCATTAGCCATTCCTTCCGCATCGGGAGATGCCGCAGCCCAACCTACCGTTATTTACCTGGTGCGCCATGCTGAAAAAGATCTTACCGATTCGGCTAGCAAGGACCCAGGCCTGACGCCCCAGGGTGTAGCACGCGCAGAGGCATTGCGTGCCGAGCTGGAAGGACAGCCTATTGCGGCTTTGTATGCTACTAAATATATCCGCACGCAGCAAACGCTGCAACCGCTGGCAATTGCGCGCCAGCTGCCGATACAACCCTATGATACCTATGATTTTAATGGATTGAAGGACCGCATCCTGCAGGAGCATAAAGGCCAGACGGTGGTGGTTGCCGGCCATTCCAACACCTTGCTGCCCTTGATCAAAGCCTTTGGCGCAAAGACAGATGTGCTCTTTATCAGCGACTCAGAGTATGATTACCTGTTTAAAATAACCGTGCTGCCTGGGAATACGGCCACCGTGGAGGTCCGGCATTATGGCGCGACAGGCAGGTAG
- a CDS encoding lipid-A-disaccharide synthase N-terminal domain-containing protein has translation MDISELLIYGIGLLAQALFSARILLQWLSSEKAGKVLSPVSFWTTSLIASILLMVYGALRNDLVIIGGQAISYFIYIRNIKLKNKWDELPAPVRWGALAFPFLAAAWLLWSDTYSFSYILEHSKISGALIAWGGAGQIVFTLRFVYQWWYSERVKESVIPNGFWIISLVGSLMIISYAVFRLDPVLFLGQIFGVVAYSRNFIIGMRESKAARQTSAP, from the coding sequence ATGGACATCTCTGAGCTGCTCATTTACGGCATAGGGTTACTGGCCCAGGCGCTGTTCTCGGCCCGTATCCTGCTGCAGTGGCTCTCCTCGGAAAAAGCCGGTAAAGTGCTCTCGCCGGTCTCGTTCTGGACTACCAGCCTGATCGCCTCCATCCTGCTGATGGTGTATGGGGCGCTGCGCAACGACCTGGTGATCATTGGCGGGCAGGCCATCTCCTATTTCATTTACATCCGCAACATCAAGCTCAAAAATAAATGGGACGAGCTGCCTGCGCCAGTCCGGTGGGGGGCGTTGGCCTTTCCGTTTCTGGCGGCCGCATGGCTGCTCTGGAGCGATACCTACAGCTTCAGCTACATTCTGGAGCACAGCAAGATATCGGGCGCGCTCATTGCCTGGGGCGGAGCCGGGCAGATCGTCTTCACACTGCGCTTTGTGTACCAGTGGTGGTATTCGGAGCGGGTGAAAGAATCGGTGATCCCAAATGGTTTCTGGATCATCAGCCTTGTGGGCAGCCTAATGATCATCTCCTACGCTGTTTTCCGCCTGGACCCGGTGCTGTTTCTGGGGCAGATCTTTGGCGTGGTGGCCTATAGTCGTAATTTTATTATCGGGATGCGGGAAAGCAAAGCCGCCCGACAAACCTCAGCTCCCTAA
- a CDS encoding glycosyltransferase, with protein MTSYSLTVIVPVYNEEGCLTRFCEAMDAFLAASPVPTTVLFVNDGSTDSSLAQIREICHHKAGYSYISLDRNHGLSTAVKAGIDTADTTHIGYIDSDLQTSPMDFLLFFPFIGEYAMVNGIRAKRKDTFVKKLSSKIANGFRRRMINDGIQDTGCPLKIMDAAYAKRIPFFDGMHRFLGALIQLQGGKVKQLPVQHFERFAGYSKYHLFNRLWGPLNDTFAFRWMRKRYINYGIAEHFENQPVTNGHL; from the coding sequence ATGACGTCTTATTCGCTGACCGTTATTGTGCCGGTTTATAACGAGGAGGGCTGCCTCACCCGTTTTTGCGAGGCTATGGATGCTTTCCTGGCTGCCTCGCCGGTGCCTACTACCGTGCTGTTTGTAAACGATGGCTCCACCGACAGCAGCCTGGCCCAGATCCGAGAGATCTGCCACCACAAAGCTGGTTACAGCTACATTTCGCTGGACCGCAACCACGGGCTGAGCACAGCGGTGAAGGCTGGCATCGATACGGCCGACACCACCCACATCGGCTACATCGACTCCGACCTGCAGACCTCCCCCATGGATTTCCTGCTGTTTTTCCCGTTTATCGGCGAGTATGCCATGGTCAATGGCATCCGGGCAAAGCGCAAGGACACGTTTGTAAAGAAGCTGTCGTCTAAAATTGCCAACGGCTTTAGGCGCCGCATGATTAATGATGGTATTCAGGATACCGGTTGCCCGCTCAAGATCATGGACGCGGCCTACGCCAAGCGCATCCCCTTCTTTGATGGCATGCACCGCTTTTTGGGCGCCCTCATCCAGTTGCAGGGCGGCAAGGTAAAGCAGCTGCCGGTGCAACATTTCGAGCGGTTTGCCGGCTATTCCAAATACCACCTGTTCAACCGCCTGTGGGGCCCGCTCAACGATACGTTTGCTTTCCGCTGGATGCGTAAACGCTATATTAATTACGGCATTGCCGAGCATTTTGAAAACCAACCGGTTACGAATGGACATCTCTGA